In one Halosimplex halophilum genomic region, the following are encoded:
- a CDS encoding homoserine dehydrogenase, with amino-acid sequence MRLAVLGAGAVGASVAELAADYGHTVTALADSSSAAVDPEGIDVATALESKRTDGVVGSDDPGDALDGAYDVLVEATPTTLGDAQPGFGHVRTALERDRHVVLANKGPVAERYGEVRELERASEGQVLFEATVGGAMPVLSTIADFDPDHITAARGVLNGTANFILTRMAAEGLDYEHVLAEAQDLGVAEADPAFDVEGTDAALKCVIVANVLAGDEREYTLDDAEVQGIEEIPGSALDLATEDGRTVRLIGEVTSDGEVRVGPRLVPANGTLAVTGTENIVQLETEHAGRLNISGRGAGGPETASAVLADVGRLDGD; translated from the coding sequence GTGAGACTCGCCGTGCTGGGCGCCGGCGCCGTCGGCGCCTCGGTCGCGGAGCTGGCCGCCGACTACGGCCACACCGTCACCGCGCTGGCCGACTCCTCGTCGGCCGCCGTCGACCCCGAGGGGATCGACGTGGCGACCGCCCTGGAGTCCAAGCGGACCGACGGCGTCGTCGGGAGCGACGACCCCGGGGACGCGCTGGACGGCGCGTACGACGTTCTCGTCGAGGCGACGCCGACGACGCTGGGCGACGCCCAACCGGGCTTCGGCCACGTCCGGACGGCCCTGGAGCGGGACCGCCACGTCGTCCTCGCCAACAAGGGCCCCGTCGCCGAGCGCTACGGGGAGGTGCGCGAACTCGAACGGGCGAGCGAGGGGCAGGTGCTGTTCGAGGCGACCGTCGGCGGCGCGATGCCCGTGCTGTCGACCATCGCCGACTTCGACCCCGACCACATCACGGCCGCCCGCGGCGTCCTCAACGGGACGGCGAACTTCATCCTCACGCGGATGGCCGCCGAGGGGCTCGACTACGAACACGTCCTCGCGGAGGCCCAGGACCTCGGCGTCGCCGAGGCCGACCCGGCCTTCGACGTGGAGGGGACCGACGCGGCGCTGAAATGCGTCATCGTCGCGAACGTCCTCGCGGGCGACGAGCGCGAGTACACCCTCGACGACGCCGAGGTGCAGGGCATCGAGGAGATCCCGGGCAGCGCGCTCGACCTGGCGACCGAGGACGGCCGCACCGTCCGACTCATCGGTGAGGTCACGTCGGACGGCGAGGTGCGCGTCGGCCCGCGACTGGTCCCCGCGAACGGCACGCTCGCCGTGACGGGCACCGAGAACATCGTCCAGCTGGAGACCGAACACGCCGGCCGGCTCAACATCTCCGGGCGCGGCGCGGGCGGGCCCGAGACGGCGAGCGCGGTGCTGGCCGACGTTGGCCGGCTGGACGGCGACTGA
- the rpsJ gene encoding 30S ribosomal protein S10 yields MQQARVRLAGTSPEDLDSICGEVRDIANKTGVELSGPIPLPTKTLEVPTRKSPDGEGTATWEHWEMRVHKRLIDIDADERALRQLMRIQVPNDVSIEIVLED; encoded by the coding sequence ATGCAGCAAGCACGCGTCAGGCTGGCCGGCACCAGCCCCGAAGACCTCGACTCGATCTGCGGCGAGGTCCGCGACATCGCCAACAAGACCGGCGTCGAGCTGTCGGGGCCGATCCCGCTGCCGACCAAGACGCTCGAGGTCCCCACCCGCAAGTCCCCCGACGGCGAGGGGACGGCGACGTGGGAACACTGGGAGATGCGCGTCCACAAGCGGCTCATCGACATCGACGCCGACGAACGCGCGCTGCGCCAGCTGATGCGGATCCAGGTCCCGAACGACGTCTCCATCGAGATCGTCCTCGAGGACTAG
- a CDS encoding ATP-binding cassette domain-containing protein, whose protein sequence is MGDGGEGADRDSAREIRIDGVARHYDGVTALAGVDLQIEAGDLHALAGPNGSGKSTLLSLVLGLDRPTSGTITRPECRIGCGFQTPSVYPDLTVDENLRVFAAMGGAGDDWLATVRSELGLDEVRDRVAGELSGGYQRLLDVALAFVRRPPFVLLDEPLDELDDAARDRVVAFVADYCGDDRTVVVSTHHLDAFGPSLDRLTVLADGDVRFDERVDGSDDYRAIYRDLVE, encoded by the coding sequence ATGGGTGACGGCGGCGAGGGGGCCGACCGCGACTCCGCCCGCGAGATCCGCATCGACGGCGTGGCCAGACACTACGACGGTGTCACGGCGCTCGCGGGCGTCGACTTGCAGATCGAGGCCGGCGACCTGCACGCGCTGGCCGGTCCGAACGGCTCGGGCAAGTCCACGCTGCTGTCGCTCGTGCTCGGTCTCGACCGGCCGACCTCGGGGACGATCACCCGCCCGGAGTGCCGGATCGGCTGCGGGTTCCAGACCCCCAGCGTCTACCCCGACCTGACCGTCGACGAGAACCTGCGCGTGTTCGCCGCCATGGGCGGAGCCGGCGACGACTGGCTCGCCACCGTTCGCTCGGAGCTGGGGCTGGACGAGGTGCGCGACCGCGTCGCGGGCGAACTCTCGGGCGGCTACCAGCGCCTGCTCGACGTGGCGCTGGCGTTCGTCCGCCGCCCCCCGTTCGTCCTGCTCGACGAACCGCTGGACGAACTCGACGACGCGGCCAGGGACAGAGTAGTGGCGTTCGTCGCCGACTACTGCGGGGACGACCGGACGGTGGTCGTCTCGACGCACCACCTCGACGCCTTCGGCCCGTCGCTCGACCGACTGACCGTCCTCGCCGACGGCGACGTGCGCTTCGACGAGCGCGTCGACGGGAGCGACGACTACCGGGCGATCTATCGCGACCTGGTCGAGTGA
- a CDS encoding type II toxin-antitoxin system HicB family antitoxin: MASSTRDGDLDHEDEIRMWREGDGWVITDVETGVTTQGETREHALEMLDEAVALHKGEIGREPTDEELRELGIDPEDNTTGNEEPPEFLQ, from the coding sequence ATGGCTAGTTCCACGCGCGACGGCGATCTCGACCACGAAGACGAGATCCGGATGTGGCGCGAGGGTGACGGCTGGGTCATCACCGACGTCGAGACCGGCGTGACTACCCAAGGTGAGACGCGGGAACACGCGCTGGAGATGCTTGACGAGGCCGTCGCACTCCACAAGGGAGAGATCGGCCGTGAACCGACTGACGAGGAACTCAGGGAACTGGGTATCGACCCGGAAGACAACACCACCGGCAACGAAGAGCCGCCGGAGTTTCTGCAGTAA
- a CDS encoding type II toxin-antitoxin system HicA family toxin, whose product MGRRTFSGMEVAKVLVNVGDFEWRRTVGDHAQLYYEHPTNEDDKRQVTVPLHDELRIGTLRDVASDAGAEDFDAFCDWIDRNA is encoded by the coding sequence ATGGGTCGGCGGACGTTCTCCGGTATGGAAGTGGCGAAGGTGCTCGTCAACGTGGGCGATTTCGAATGGCGCCGAACGGTCGGCGACCACGCGCAACTCTACTACGAGCATCCAACCAACGAGGACGACAAACGACAGGTCACGGTCCCACTCCACGACGAACTCAGGATCGGAACGCTTCGGGATGTTGCCAGTGATGCGGGTGCGGAGGACTTCGATGCGTTCTGCGACTGGATCGACCGCAACGCATAG
- a CDS encoding ABC transporter permease: MAAPLLEKELFWLRRNWRAVAVVFLLAPALFGVATASFDRTVPQDVPVAVAPADDAVTEDELQAVAGLARTVSAPRQFDSPESATTALHRERVYGVLTVGHGLYESGANVTLSLAVDGGMVTYVEPSRAVTGTLRERAGVFPSTVTVERRVLGAERTLPEFLFTTGLVYLLAIYAFTYVPYHLARERRVFDRVRVESSLWALLAAKAALFGALGAAALASMGVAGVALGYRVALADPAALGVLGLVGTALVAVSLGVSFATRFSVAGRFANVALLGAVVAFSNPVYPTGFFSAVRRAIAGWSPVYHATVVVRALVLKGLSPGLFTDRLLLLGGVAAAAVCWLAASVVAYERGGRDG, from the coding sequence ATGGCCGCACCGCTCCTCGAGAAGGAACTGTTCTGGCTCCGCCGCAACTGGCGAGCCGTCGCCGTCGTCTTCCTGCTGGCGCCCGCCCTGTTCGGCGTCGCCACCGCGTCGTTCGACCGGACCGTCCCGCAGGACGTGCCGGTCGCGGTCGCGCCCGCCGACGACGCCGTGACCGAGGACGAGCTACAGGCCGTCGCCGGGCTCGCGCGGACGGTCTCCGCGCCCAGACAGTTCGACTCGCCCGAGTCGGCGACGACCGCGCTCCACCGGGAGCGGGTCTACGGCGTCCTCACCGTCGGCCACGGCCTCTACGAGTCGGGCGCGAACGTCACGCTCTCGCTGGCGGTCGACGGCGGGATGGTGACCTACGTCGAGCCCTCGCGGGCGGTGACGGGGACGCTCCGCGAGCGGGCGGGCGTGTTCCCGTCGACCGTCACCGTCGAGCGGCGGGTCCTCGGCGCCGAGCGGACGCTCCCGGAGTTCCTCTTCACGACCGGCCTAGTCTACCTGCTGGCGATATACGCGTTCACCTACGTCCCCTACCACCTCGCCCGCGAGCGGCGCGTGTTCGACCGCGTGCGCGTCGAGTCGTCGCTGTGGGCGCTGCTCGCCGCGAAGGCCGCGCTGTTCGGCGCGCTCGGCGCCGCCGCGCTCGCGAGCATGGGGGTGGCCGGCGTCGCGCTCGGATATCGAGTCGCGCTCGCCGACCCGGCGGCGCTCGGCGTCCTCGGGCTGGTCGGCACCGCCCTCGTCGCGGTGAGCCTCGGCGTCTCCTTCGCCACCCGTTTCTCCGTCGCCGGCCGGTTCGCCAACGTCGCGCTGCTGGGGGCGGTCGTCGCCTTCTCGAACCCCGTCTACCCGACCGGGTTCTTCTCGGCGGTCCGCCGAGCTATCGCGGGCTGGAGCCCCGTCTACCACGCGACGGTCGTCGTCCGCGCGCTCGTCCTGAAGGGTCTGTCGCCGGGGCTGTTCACCGACCGGCTGCTCCTGCTCGGCGGCGTCGCCGCGGCGGCGGTCTGCTGGCTCGCGGCGAGCGTCGTCGCCTACGAACGGGGGGGTCGCGATGGGTGA
- a CDS encoding amino acid-binding protein: MSDSTDEVRAYTVRLELVDEPGELLRALGPIADNGGNLLSIFHERGNLTPRGHIPVEVDLEATPERFDEIVDALRGAGINVIQAGAQHYSESVTIVLSGHIVDSDLSHTLSRIRETTEATVTDLSLSAPEGTDDVSSARLRLATEEGETESTLAALREIAAEKDLRLVEPLTAGDAA, translated from the coding sequence ATGAGCGACTCGACCGACGAGGTACGCGCGTACACAGTTCGGCTCGAACTCGTCGACGAGCCGGGCGAGCTCCTGCGGGCGCTGGGCCCGATCGCCGACAACGGCGGGAACCTCCTCTCGATCTTCCACGAGCGGGGCAACCTCACGCCGCGCGGGCACATCCCCGTCGAGGTCGACCTGGAGGCGACCCCCGAGCGGTTCGACGAGATCGTCGACGCGCTCCGCGGCGCCGGCATCAACGTCATCCAGGCCGGCGCGCAACACTACAGCGAGTCGGTGACGATCGTCCTCTCGGGGCACATCGTCGACAGCGACCTCTCCCACACCCTCTCGCGCATCCGCGAGACGACGGAGGCGACGGTGACCGACCTCTCGCTGTCGGCCCCGGAGGGGACCGACGACGTGTCGAGCGCGCGCCTGCGGCTGGCCACCGAGGAGGGGGAGACGGAGTCGACCCTGGCGGCGCTGCGCGAGATCGCCGCCGAGAAGGACCTTCGGCTGGTCGAGCCGCTCACGGCGGGTGATGCGGCGTGA
- a CDS encoding HVO_2523 family zinc finger protein, which produces MSDAGGRPCPVCERPMTHRHCKYVCPEHGVVYDCADTFY; this is translated from the coding sequence ATGAGCGACGCCGGCGGCCGGCCCTGTCCGGTCTGCGAGCGGCCGATGACCCACCGCCACTGCAAGTACGTCTGCCCGGAACACGGCGTGGTCTACGACTGCGCGGACACCTTCTACTGA
- a CDS encoding adenosylcobalamin-dependent ribonucleoside-diphosphate reductase, with amino-acid sequence MSSGDLGVDDIDLPIKRTEGETLEERLTGNAYHNILPARYLRKDADGELIEEQEDLFDRVAKNIALAEAVYEAEKRDVEVTVTPDQLKPDHPRRDELAAEVFGTGTTADDDAETTLDQYNVNKFAYETVVPELPEGVREHVEETADEFQRLMEDLSFMPNSPTLMNAGDELQQLSACFVDSPEDDIDDIHQTAKEAAQVFQSGGGMGYAFWRLRPYGDAVGSTGGIASGPITFMRTFDQMCETIAQGGARRGAQMGVMRVSHPDVIQFIHAKNKDVSLAHTLRLNDPDDFTHNSFADALEEARELIDEDGKVPKHLRNAVEGHLSNFNISVGITDDFMDAVKNDEEFTFTNPRTEEPHVATEETKELYEMFDLGEYVEVGEVLSVPARKVWERIVDGAHENGEPGVIYLERVNKEHSFDVEEHPDHRILATNPCGEQPLEEYEACNLGHINLSTLAAKDAPDWRVWSAEHADEYDSLEDAVDAFLQEAIDFEAFDHRIEMGTRFLENVVTMSDFPVPKIEETVREMRKIGLGIMGLAQLYIQLGMQYGDDVSNEVARQLMRHINHESKWASHELAQDRGTFEEWDNSKFANPTEYREWFEKQTGLDADEWADGFALRNHNTTTIAPTGTTSMVGNTTGGCEPIYNVAYYKNVSDDVQGDEMLVEFDDYFLRVLEENDLDIDAVKEEAQEQMAANEFDGVDGLSTVPDAVGELFVTTGDLSAKEHAGIQVACQEGVDSAISKTVNAPNDSTVEDAQEVFEYIYDHGGKGVTYYRDGTRSKQVLTTRAQNTEFADMDAEEVVAQIEEVFGGFDAFLEEDAVQAAIETETEEILGAADGERPDYAQKRSRPDVLHGVTQRIDTGYGKLYVNINEDPEAERPFELFANIGNSGGFTASFTEALAKTISTALRAGVDPREIADELQGIRSPKVAWDKGEQIQSIPDAIGTALRRYLDDEIDKGYPQQQTLEETAEERDARRAAESAGEDDSNPNQDVGAVEPETDGGASVSMGAGPGSDAGEPGSEAGQAAGGDQQELIDAGESPECPECSSMSLYYSEGCKTCESCGWSEC; translated from the coding sequence ATGAGTAGCGGCGATCTCGGGGTCGACGACATCGACCTGCCGATCAAGCGCACCGAGGGGGAGACACTGGAGGAGCGGCTCACGGGGAACGCGTACCACAACATTCTGCCCGCGCGCTATCTCCGCAAGGACGCCGACGGGGAACTGATCGAGGAGCAGGAGGATCTCTTCGACCGCGTCGCGAAGAACATCGCACTGGCCGAGGCCGTCTACGAGGCCGAGAAACGCGACGTGGAGGTCACGGTCACGCCCGACCAGCTCAAGCCCGACCACCCGCGCCGCGACGAGCTGGCCGCGGAGGTCTTCGGCACGGGGACGACGGCCGACGACGACGCCGAGACGACCCTCGACCAGTACAACGTCAACAAGTTCGCCTACGAGACGGTCGTCCCGGAGCTGCCCGAGGGGGTACGCGAGCACGTCGAGGAGACCGCCGACGAGTTCCAGCGGCTGATGGAGGACCTGTCCTTCATGCCGAACTCGCCGACGCTGATGAACGCCGGCGACGAACTCCAGCAGCTGTCGGCCTGTTTCGTCGACTCGCCGGAGGACGACATCGACGACATCCACCAGACCGCCAAGGAGGCCGCGCAGGTCTTCCAGAGCGGCGGCGGCATGGGCTACGCCTTCTGGCGGCTGCGGCCCTACGGCGACGCGGTCGGCTCCACGGGGGGTATCGCGTCGGGGCCGATCACGTTCATGCGGACGTTCGACCAGATGTGCGAGACCATCGCGCAGGGCGGCGCCCGGCGGGGCGCGCAGATGGGCGTCATGCGCGTCTCGCACCCGGACGTGATCCAGTTCATCCACGCCAAGAACAAGGACGTATCCCTGGCGCACACGCTCCGGCTGAACGACCCGGACGACTTCACGCACAACTCCTTCGCGGACGCCCTGGAGGAGGCCCGCGAGCTCATCGACGAGGACGGCAAGGTGCCGAAACACCTCCGCAACGCCGTCGAGGGCCACCTCTCGAACTTCAACATCTCCGTGGGGATCACCGACGACTTCATGGACGCGGTGAAAAACGACGAGGAGTTCACGTTCACCAACCCGCGGACCGAGGAACCCCACGTCGCCACCGAGGAGACGAAGGAGCTGTACGAGATGTTCGACCTCGGCGAGTACGTCGAGGTCGGCGAGGTGCTGTCGGTCCCCGCCCGGAAGGTCTGGGAGCGCATCGTCGACGGCGCCCACGAGAACGGCGAACCGGGCGTCATCTACCTCGAACGCGTCAACAAGGAACACTCCTTCGACGTGGAGGAACACCCCGACCACCGCATCCTCGCGACGAACCCCTGCGGCGAGCAGCCCCTGGAGGAGTACGAGGCCTGTAACCTCGGTCACATCAACCTCTCGACGCTCGCGGCGAAGGACGCGCCGGACTGGCGCGTCTGGTCGGCCGAACACGCCGACGAGTACGACTCGCTGGAGGACGCCGTCGACGCGTTCCTGCAGGAGGCCATCGACTTCGAGGCGTTCGACCACCGCATCGAGATGGGGACGCGCTTCCTCGAGAACGTGGTCACGATGTCGGACTTCCCGGTCCCGAAGATCGAGGAGACCGTCCGGGAGATGCGCAAGATCGGCCTCGGCATCATGGGCCTGGCGCAGCTGTACATCCAGCTCGGCATGCAGTACGGCGACGACGTGTCCAACGAGGTCGCCCGCCAGCTGATGCGCCACATCAACCACGAGTCGAAGTGGGCCAGCCACGAGCTCGCCCAGGACCGTGGCACCTTCGAGGAGTGGGACAACTCGAAGTTCGCGAACCCCACCGAGTACCGCGAGTGGTTCGAGAAGCAGACCGGCCTCGACGCCGACGAGTGGGCCGACGGCTTCGCGCTGCGCAACCACAACACGACGACCATCGCGCCGACGGGCACCACCTCGATGGTCGGCAACACCACCGGCGGCTGCGAGCCCATCTACAACGTCGCCTACTACAAGAACGTCTCCGACGACGTGCAGGGCGACGAGATGCTCGTCGAGTTCGACGACTACTTCCTCCGCGTGCTGGAGGAGAACGATCTGGACATCGACGCCGTCAAGGAGGAGGCCCAGGAGCAGATGGCCGCAAACGAGTTCGACGGCGTCGACGGCCTCTCGACGGTCCCCGACGCGGTCGGCGAGCTGTTCGTCACGACGGGTGACCTCTCCGCGAAGGAACACGCGGGGATCCAGGTCGCCTGCCAGGAGGGCGTCGACTCCGCCATCTCGAAGACGGTCAACGCGCCCAATGACTCCACCGTCGAGGACGCACAGGAGGTCTTCGAGTACATCTACGACCACGGCGGCAAGGGCGTCACCTACTACCGCGACGGCACCCGCAGCAAGCAGGTGCTGACGACGCGCGCCCAGAACACGGAGTTCGCCGACATGGACGCCGAGGAGGTCGTCGCCCAGATCGAGGAGGTCTTCGGCGGCTTCGACGCCTTCCTCGAGGAGGACGCGGTCCAGGCGGCCATCGAGACCGAGACCGAGGAGATCCTCGGCGCCGCCGACGGCGAGCGGCCCGACTACGCACAGAAGCGCTCGCGGCCGGACGTGCTCCACGGCGTCACCCAGCGCATCGACACCGGCTACGGGAAACTCTACGTCAACATCAACGAGGACCCCGAGGCCGAGCGCCCCTTCGAGCTGTTCGCCAACATCGGCAACTCCGGCGGCTTCACCGCCTCCTTCACGGAGGCGCTGGCCAAGACCATCTCGACGGCGCTGCGCGCGGGCGTCGACCCCCGCGAGATCGCCGACGAGCTCCAGGGCATCCGGTCGCCGAAGGTCGCCTGGGACAAGGGCGAGCAGATCCAGTCCATCCCGGACGCCATCGGCACGGCCCTGCGGCGCTACCTCGACGACGAGATCGACAAGGGCTACCCCCAGCAGCAGACGCTGGAGGAGACCGCCGAGGAGCGCGACGCGCGCCGCGCCGCCGAGAGCGCGGGCGAGGACGACAGCAACCCCAACCAGGACGTGGGGGCCGTCGAGCCGGAGACGGACGGCGGCGCCTCCGTCTCGATGGGCGCCGGACCCGGCAGCGACGCGGGCGAGCCCGGCTCCGAGGCCGGACAGGCCGCCGGGGGCGACCAGCAGGAGCTGATCGACGCCGGCGAGAGCCCGGAGTGTCCGGAGTGCTCGTCGATGTCGCTGTACTACTCCGAGGGCTGCAAGACCTGCGAGTCCTGCGGCTGGTCGGAGTGTTGA
- a CDS encoding rhomboid family intramembrane serine protease, translated as MDEAPALSRGLRWLRTVPTTLSLCALFVFVFAAEWYVWERFGYATFVALFVATPEPSVGWLLAPLAHLPTDPRHLVSSVVQLLLFGGVVERRLGRRRFLALAAVAGLATTGAQVAWYVALGASGRVAGTLGASGVVLAMTALVVVDSVRYRAATGGWHGEFTPLWVLFGAAIAGQAVFGLLALAAGTAQVGVVGHLTGVVIGLGVGLARPTGAVLLSGD; from the coding sequence ATGGACGAGGCCCCCGCGCTGTCGCGGGGCCTCCGCTGGCTGCGGACCGTTCCGACGACTCTCTCCCTCTGTGCTCTCTTCGTCTTCGTCTTCGCCGCCGAGTGGTACGTCTGGGAGCGGTTCGGGTACGCGACGTTCGTCGCGCTGTTCGTCGCGACGCCCGAGCCCTCCGTCGGGTGGCTGCTCGCGCCGCTGGCGCACCTGCCGACGGACCCGCGCCACCTCGTCTCGAGCGTCGTCCAGTTGCTCCTGTTCGGCGGCGTCGTCGAGCGCCGGCTGGGTCGCCGGCGCTTCCTCGCGCTCGCCGCCGTCGCCGGTCTGGCGACGACGGGCGCGCAGGTCGCCTGGTACGTCGCGCTCGGCGCGTCGGGCCGCGTGGCCGGGACGCTCGGCGCCAGCGGGGTCGTCCTCGCGATGACGGCGCTGGTCGTCGTCGACAGCGTCCGCTACCGGGCCGCGACGGGCGGCTGGCACGGCGAGTTCACCCCGCTGTGGGTCCTCTTCGGGGCCGCCATCGCCGGCCAGGCCGTCTTCGGCCTGCTGGCGCTCGCGGCCGGGACCGCGCAGGTCGGCGTCGTCGGCCACCTGACCGGCGTGGTGATCGGTCTCGGTGTCGGCCTCGCTCGCCCGACCGGGGCCGTCCTGCTGTCGGGCGACTAG
- the tuf gene encoding translation elongation factor EF-1 subunit alpha, translating into MSEDKPHQNLAIIGHVDHGKSTLVGRLLYETGSVPEHVIEQHKEEAEEKGKGGFEFAYVMDNLAEERERGVTIDIAHQEFDTDEYFFTIVDCPGHRDFVKNMITGASQADNAVLVVAADDGVQPQTQEHVFLARTLGIGEMIVAVNKMDLADYEEGRYHEVVDEVEDLLNQVRFDTEDAKFIPVSAFEGDNVAERSENMDWYDDEILLEALNSLPEPEPPTDAPLRLPIQDVYTISGIGTVPVGRVETGMLNTGDNVSFQPSDVGGEVKTIEMHHEEVPQAGPGDNVGFNVRGIGQDDIRRGDVCGPADDPPSVAETFQARIVVMQHPSVITAGYTPVFHAHTAQVACTIESIDQKIDPATGEAEEENPDFIQNGDAAVVTIRPQKPLSIESANDIPELGSFAIRDMGQTIAAGQVMQVNERE; encoded by the coding sequence ATGAGTGAGGACAAACCGCACCAGAACCTGGCCATCATCGGCCACGTAGACCACGGGAAGAGCACACTGGTCGGGCGACTGCTGTACGAGACCGGCAGCGTCCCCGAGCACGTCATCGAGCAGCACAAGGAGGAAGCCGAGGAGAAGGGCAAGGGCGGCTTCGAGTTCGCCTACGTCATGGACAACCTCGCCGAGGAGCGCGAGCGCGGCGTCACCATCGACATCGCCCACCAGGAGTTCGACACCGACGAGTACTTCTTCACCATCGTCGACTGTCCGGGCCACCGCGACTTCGTCAAGAACATGATCACGGGCGCGTCCCAGGCGGACAACGCCGTGCTCGTGGTCGCCGCCGACGACGGCGTCCAGCCCCAGACCCAGGAGCACGTCTTCCTGGCCCGCACGCTGGGCATCGGCGAGATGATCGTCGCCGTCAACAAGATGGACCTGGCCGACTACGAGGAGGGCCGCTACCACGAGGTCGTCGACGAGGTCGAGGACCTGCTCAACCAGGTCCGCTTCGACACCGAAGACGCGAAGTTCATCCCGGTCTCGGCGTTCGAGGGCGACAACGTCGCCGAGCGCTCCGAGAACATGGACTGGTACGACGACGAGATCCTCCTGGAGGCCCTCAACAGCCTGCCCGAGCCGGAGCCGCCGACGGACGCGCCGCTCCGACTCCCCATCCAGGACGTCTACACCATCTCCGGCATCGGGACCGTCCCGGTCGGACGCGTCGAGACGGGCATGCTCAACACGGGCGACAACGTGAGCTTCCAGCCCTCCGACGTGGGCGGCGAGGTCAAGACCATCGAGATGCACCACGAGGAGGTCCCGCAGGCCGGCCCCGGCGACAACGTCGGGTTCAACGTCCGCGGCATCGGCCAGGACGACATCCGCCGCGGTGACGTCTGTGGCCCCGCCGACGACCCGCCGTCGGTCGCCGAGACCTTCCAGGCCCGCATCGTCGTGATGCAGCACCCGTCGGTCATCACCGCCGGCTACACCCCGGTCTTCCACGCCCACACGGCGCAGGTCGCGTGTACCATCGAGTCCATCGACCAGAAGATCGACCCCGCGACGGGCGAGGCCGAGGAGGAGAACCCGGACTTCATCCAGAACGGCGACGCCGCGGTCGTCACCATCCGCCCGCAGAAGCCGCTCAGCATCGAGTCGGCCAACGACATCCCCGAACTGGGCAGCTTCGCCATCCGCGACATGGGTCAGACCATCGCGGCCGGGCAGGTCATGCAGGTCAACGAGCGCGAGTAA